The Pseudomonadota bacterium DNA segment TCAGGTGGAAAATCTCTACCTGAAAAGCCTCCTCAAGGAACACCGGGGAAGAATCAACAATGCCGCCAGAGCAGCCGGAATTCACTCAAGAAGCCTGTTCAACAAGATGAAACGACTCGGGATAAAAAAAGAGGATTATCGGTAAATGAAACTTTTTCCGAAGAGGGTTTGCGCTGATTTATAACTACAATTCTTTGACCCCGTTGCTTTTCTTTTCCGGTTTTGTCCGTCTCTGGATATCAAGCTCCGGAAATATTCAGGGCCAAATTCAAACCAGAAACTCTTAAGGGGCCTGCTATTTATTCGCAATCAATCGCAACTTTGGGGTGTTTGAGATGAATGAAAAAACAACAATTCCTACCATATTGGCAAGCAGGTCAAAGGGGTCAAAGGTTCTGCTTGGGATACAATACTGACTGAGTTCTTCCATGGTGACAAAGCCTATGACCAGGCAGGTCCCCACAAACATCTCGGTTCCGCCGACCCTGAAGCGGCGAAGCTTGAAGAAGGTATTCGCTCCCAGGGCAAGAAGACCGAAAAGAATCAGATGGCCGATTTTGTCGCCATGCGGCAGAGCTTTTACCAGACCAAAAAACACACTATTCGTGCCGGAATCGGCCAGGTATATTATCCAAATGATGAAGCAAAAAAATACCGCGGAAAGAAATCGGCTGAATGTATCCATAATGCATCACCACGGTCGGCAATTTTGGGGAATCGACTTCTTGCCTTGTGATGGCTCTCATTTCTTTAGCCATCACAAGGCAAGATGAGCTCTTACATTTGTTTCGGAATGGGTTCCGGCCGGACACCGGCGGCGAAGGCATTATACCAGTCAATATTTCTGGTGAGATACATCGCAACACCAAGGGCGACAAACAAGCCGATACTGCCGAACAATAAGGCGTAGTCCTGCAACTGTAAGACCACGAAGAGGAAACTGTACAGAACCGAGAGTTTGGCCGCGATCAACATGGCAAGGGTGGTGTTCGCCAGAAATCCCTTGGTATAGGCGGTGATCATCCCGATGATCGCCACACTTGCGATAAGATAGGCGACGTTAAACGAGATATGTTCGGAGATCGACAACAGTAAGGCGTAAAAAATAATCAAGGCCAGGCCGATCATGATATATTGGACCGGGTGGATGATTCGATGATTCAAAATTTCGATGATAAAAAAGGCCAGAAAGGTCAGGGCAATGAACATCGCCGCATATTTTGCCGTGCGCATCGTTTTCTGATAATGATCGACCGGCAGCAGAAAATTCGTGCCGAAAGAGGATCCTTGCACGTAATGCTTGTTGCCAAGCCACTGCTGTGGATAATTTCTGTTAAAATGCAGAACCTGCCATTCCGCATCAAAACCATTTTTACTGATCTGTCTTTCTTTCGGTAGAAATTGGCCGGTGAAACTCGGGTCACTCCAGTTTGAATGCATGGCCAGATGGGTTTCTTTGCCGAGCGGCACAAATTGAAGTTCACTGCTGCCGTTGACCTCTAAGTTGGCGGTAAAGTTGTATTGTTCAGTTCCCTGGTCCAATGCCAAGGCCGAACTCACCCCTGATTCCAGAACGTCGTTCGTGGCAATGCCGGGATTTACCGGTAATGGCTGCCCGTTCCAGGTGATCGAAATCGGCGAGCGAATCCCCTTCATGTCGGTGATGCCGATTGCCACAAAGGCATCTTGCCAGAGCACATTTTCTTCAGACACGCCAAGCCCCTTGAAATCAGGTGGAGGGAATTGCCCGTTAAGACTCATTGTTGCACTGTAGAGCGGAACTTTATAGATGCCCCGGTAACGGGTCTGGGTGTCGACCTTGCCCTGAATTTCCAGGTTGTTCGGCAGGAAATGGGCATAGCGGGTTGTGCACTGGGTATTGCCCTTGTCATCTTTAAAATAATTTTTAAAGGGGACCGTCAGCACCGGACCGGCAATCACCTGCGACTCACCCCATTTGGAACTGATTTCCTGTGAGGCGCCGCTCCGATACCCTTCACGTTCGGTAATCAGCGACTTGACCATCATGGCCGGAATCAACAAAACAAGACACAATACGCCGATGATGAACAGGCGCACATTCACTGAACTTTTCATCTCCCGGCCCAGCCTGCACAGGGAGCCTATTTTTGTTGATTCGATAGACATTTCTTCAGATAAATCCTTGCTTAGATGACTCATGTTCTCCTCCTTGCGGGTTGGCAATCAAGATGTGTCGCGTCCAATTGCGGTTGATTGCAGATGAACTTTCCCAGAGGATACGAAAGGCGTGTGAGGATAATTTGAAGACGAGGTGAAAAGTTTGTGAAATCGGTGAAAACTTCAGTCCTGCATGGACGGCAGGATCAGACTGGCCTCAACCCCGCCGGTCTCGGCGTTGATCAAGCGGATATCGCCATGATGGAGATGGGCCACTTCTTTTACCAAGGCAAGTCCCAGACCGGAGCTTTTCCGGCCGGTGTCGGGGCGTTTGAGTGAATAAAATCGGTCAAAGATTTTTGGCAGGGCATAGTCTGGAATTCCCGGGCCATGATCCCGCACCGTAAACTCGAGGCCGTCGGCCGACGGAGCGATGCGGATATCAATGTGGCCGCCGCTTGCTGAAAATTCTACGGCATTCTGGATGAGATTCACCATGGCTTGGCGAATCAGAAATTTATCGCCCAATACTCGGCAATTATCTTCGCTGGTTATCTTCAGGGTCAGCTTTCTTGACTCAAAAAGCGGGGCCATGCTCTCTTGAACCTCATGGAATAGAGTGCCAAGATCAAGCACCTCGACCTCATCGATATTCTTTTTGCTTTCAAGGGAGGAAAGCAGCAACAGCTTTTCGACCACCGTATTGATCCGGCTGGTTTCGGTGTCGATGTTGTCAAGAAAGCGCGCCCGCTGTGGTTCCGGAACATCTTCCCTTAATAGCTCGGCAGCGCCCCGGATGGCTGAGACCGGACTTTTTATTTCATGGGTCAGGGTCTGAACGTATTGTTCCACATACTTCTTGCCCTCCAGGGCATCCCGCATCTCTTCAAAGGCAGTGCCGAGATCGTTCATTTCACTAGTGCCAAGTAAAGGCCGTAATGGCC contains these protein-coding regions:
- a CDS encoding VanZ family protein, coding for MDTFSRFLSAVFFCFIIWIIYLADSGTNSVFFGLVKALPHGDKIGHLILFGLLALGANTFFKLRRFRVGGTEMFVGTCLVIGFVTMEELSQYCIPSRTFDPFDLLANMVGIVVFSFISNTPKLRLIANK
- a CDS encoding sigma-54-dependent Fis family transcriptional regulator, coding for QVENLYLKSLLKEHRGRINNAARAAGIHSRSLFNKMKRLGIKKEDYR
- the creD gene encoding cell envelope integrity protein CreD, producing the protein MSIESTKIGSLCRLGREMKSSVNVRLFIIGVLCLVLLIPAMMVKSLITEREGYRSGASQEISSKWGESQVIAGPVLTVPFKNYFKDDKGNTQCTTRYAHFLPNNLEIQGKVDTQTRYRGIYKVPLYSATMSLNGQFPPPDFKGLGVSEENVLWQDAFVAIGITDMKGIRSPISITWNGQPLPVNPGIATNDVLESGVSSALALDQGTEQYNFTANLEVNGSSELQFVPLGKETHLAMHSNWSDPSFTGQFLPKERQISKNGFDAEWQVLHFNRNYPQQWLGNKHYVQGSSFGTNFLLPVDHYQKTMRTAKYAAMFIALTFLAFFIIEILNHRIIHPVQYIMIGLALIIFYALLLSISEHISFNVAYLIASVAIIGMITAYTKGFLANTTLAMLIAAKLSVLYSFLFVVLQLQDYALLFGSIGLFVALGVAMYLTRNIDWYNAFAAGVRPEPIPKQM
- the creC gene encoding two-component system sensor histidine kinase CreC; translation: MRIQTRIFLGILVVVVIGISVMVVWVSDSLEPEYRKATEEPLVDASRVLASLAAASAQDGKIDVEMFRAAFKDVHSRKFSAQVFDFTKTSVDYRVYMTDASGLVIFDSENGESVGRDYSQWRDVLLSLQGGYGARTSHEDHDNLSLSTMYVASPIIVGDEVIGVVSVGKPTKTANLFTEKITARIVWAGALIGLVVIFVGMLLSRMVTVPIRKLMRYARAIRDGERPLRPLLGTSEMNDLGTAFEEMRDALEGKKYVEQYVQTLTHEIKSPVSAIRGAAELLREDVPEPQRARFLDNIDTETSRINTVVEKLLLLSSLESKKNIDEVEVLDLGTLFHEVQESMAPLFESRKLTLKITSEDNCRVLGDKFLIRQAMVNLIQNAVEFSASGGHIDIRIAPSADGLEFTVRDHGPGIPDYALPKIFDRFYSLKRPDTGRKSSGLGLALVKEVAHLHHGDIRLINAETGGVEASLILPSMQD